From Candidatus Latescibacter sp., a single genomic window includes:
- a CDS encoding inositol monophosphatase family protein, with the protein MSNDTLFEKRKENFAKTEGVDDLTALNLAIVAEVLDILQDLQGKESGSIVIQTRQGEWKSWDAEVYGVDEAAEGAYIRRLKECSHPVVLLSEEAGKVDLTEGKKGKKFFGISDPFDGSWLYKRGLPFMQYSSLALYDADFNPVSTVTGDVFNKDLAFANGKGAFIAHLENDKINNVQRLNEDYRTKRNGKPASAIGKCCVESYVLKPHKFLLPLVDEYRVVLNAFKMLHPNGGPYAFAEAAAGQIDVYFARKQPYVDIFSGIQIAQEAGLIVSDFDGNKVQKPSEEYEKVFDVLVSRTQVLHDQTLEKIKESKRG; encoded by the coding sequence ATGAGCAACGACACGTTATTCGAGAAAAGGAAAGAAAACTTTGCCAAAACCGAGGGCGTCGATGATTTAACCGCTCTGAATCTGGCAATTGTGGCGGAAGTTTTGGATATTCTCCAGGATCTGCAGGGCAAGGAAAGCGGCAGTATCGTTATTCAAACCAGGCAGGGAGAATGGAAAAGCTGGGACGCCGAGGTATACGGGGTAGATGAAGCTGCGGAGGGAGCATATATCAGAAGATTAAAGGAATGCTCTCATCCGGTGGTATTACTTTCTGAAGAAGCGGGAAAAGTCGATCTTACTGAAGGCAAAAAGGGCAAGAAATTCTTTGGAATTTCCGATCCTTTCGATGGAAGCTGGCTGTATAAGAGAGGGCTGCCGTTTATGCAGTACAGCTCCCTGGCGCTCTATGATGCCGATTTTAATCCTGTATCGACGGTAACAGGGGATGTTTTTAACAAAGATCTGGCATTTGCCAACGGCAAAGGAGCTTTTATAGCTCACTTGGAGAACGATAAAATTAATAATGTCCAGCGTTTGAACGAGGACTACAGAACGAAGAGAAATGGCAAACCTGCATCCGCCATAGGGAAATGCTGTGTTGAATCGTATGTATTGAAACCGCACAAATTCCTGCTGCCGTTAGTCGATGAATACCGCGTGGTGCTCAATGCATTCAAGATGCTGCATCCGAACGGCGGTCCTTATGCCTTTGCAGAAGCGGCGGCCGGACAGATCGATGTATATTTTGCTCGGAAACAACCATATGTGGATATCTTCTCCGGAATTCAGATCGCCCAGGAGGCCGGTCTGATAGTCTCCGATTTCGATGGGAACAAGGTACAAAAACCGTCTGAAGAATATGAGAAAGTTTTTGATGTTTTGGTAAGCAGAACCCAGGTTTTACACGATCAAACACTCGAAAAAATCAAAGAAAGCAAAAGGGGGTAG